The following coding sequences are from one Gossypium raimondii isolate GPD5lz chromosome 4, ASM2569854v1, whole genome shotgun sequence window:
- the LOC105779480 gene encoding eukaryotic translation initiation factor 5B → MAGGSAFDALADDDDRMEVNDEDVVAKALKGKKKKSKGGKKGGNRFAAAALDEFDEDFSEKVDEMKAEEEDVPSISFSDKKKKSKSTKKSGKAIGGSAFDAIAAEDDDGEVVDDGGDVSKEESKVEVDDDDGDDLIAKAFAGKKKSKGGKKGGGSRFTATVLDELGDEGGVKEDVEDDVPVFPSSDKKKKSKSARKVGNPFSAAALDEVESDSELKEDEEDDVASFSFSDKKKKSKSKSSKKSGNSFSAALLDDEDEGDASVSESTGAAAIDDYDDDTSMVAFSGKKKKSSKKKSSAAFAALGDEAGQQSEVSDMVETELSSLGTSNVEAVDSKTNNKSEEAVETSKNKKKNKKKNKSGRTEQEEEDLDKILAELGEGPAVAKPTTAAPPQEEKAQVQPEPEPVIAADATGEKEGEDEPAESAAAKKKKKKKEKEKEKKAAAAAAAAEVKEEETKIETSDTKKKDAKSKAADKKLPKHVREMQEALARRKEAEERKKKEEEERLRKEEEERRRQEELEQQAEEAKRRKKEREKEKLLKKKQEGKLLTGKQKEEARRREAMRNQILANAGGFSLPTADKEGAPTKRPIYQTKKSKPAHHANGAASTKPEENIQSKAKEQEESETKVELESVYDEKVDEVESNNTEDNSVVADAAEGNGMEEEEDDDDDGEWDEKSWDDVNLNIKGAFDDEEADSVPKPAVQKDIKSAPLASRNAASPAVAKPMVEAKKPVTSQPNTSQPEVKSTDKNLKKNTAVQNKVPKSDASPKQSEDLRSPICCIMGHVDTGKTKLLDCIRGTNVQEGEAGGITQQIGATYFPAANIRERTKELKADATLKVPGLLVIDTPGHESFTNLRSRGSGLCDIAILVVDIMHGLEPQTIESLNLLKMRKTEFIIALNKVDRLYDWKARRNSPIGMTLKKQTKDVLSEFNRRVTHVITQFKEQGLNTELYYKNREMGETFSIVPTSAVTGEGIPDLLLLLVQWTQKTMVEKLTFSDEVQCTVLEVKVIEGLGTTIDVVLVNGVLHEGDQIVVCGLQGPIVTTIRALLTPHPMKEIRVKGAYLQHKEIKAAQGIKIAAQGLEHAIAGTSIYVVGPDDDLEDIKEAAKEDMQSVMSRIDKSGEGVYVQASTLGSLEALLEFLKTPEVNIPVSGIGLGPVHKKDVMKASVMLEKKNEYATILAFDVKVTPEARELADELGVRIFIADIIYHLFDQFKAYIDGLKEERKREAADEAVFPCVLKILPNCIFNKKDPIVLGVDILEGILRVGTPICIPQREFIDIGRIASIENNHRPVDSAKKGQKVAIKIVGSNTEEQQKMYGRHFELEDELVSHISRRSIDILKANYRDDLTLDEWRLVQRLKILFKIP, encoded by the exons ATGGCTGGAGGGTCGGCTTTTGATGCTCTTGCTGATGATGATGATCGGATGGAAGTGAATGATGAGGATGTGGTCGCTAAAGCTTTGAAAGGCAAAAAGAAGAAGTCTAAAGGGGGAAAGAAGGGTGGAAATAGGTTTGCAGCGGCTGCActtgatgaatttgatgagGATTTCAGTGAGAAAGTCGATGAGATGAAAGCCGAGGAAGAAGATGTTCCTTCAATTTCTTTCTCggataagaaaaagaaatccaaatcGACAAAGAAGAGTGGGAAAGCTATTGGAGGGTCAGCTTTTGATGCAATTGCTGCTGAAGATGATGATGGGGAGGTTGTTGATGATGGTGGTGATGTTTCAAAGGAAGAGAGCAAGGTTgaggttgatgatgatgatggtgatgatttGATTGCTAAGGCTTTCGCGGGAAAAAAGAAGTCCAAGGGTGGAAAAAAGGGCGGTGGAAGTAGGTTCACTGCCACGGTACTTGATGAGCTTGGTGATGAAGGCGGCGTCAAAGAGGATGTGGAAGATGATGTTCCTGTGTTTCCTTCATCAGATAAGAAAAAGAAGTCGAAGTCTGCTAGGAAGGTTGGTAATCCATTCAGTGCCGCCGCACTTGATGAAGTTGAAAGCGATTCGGAGTTGAAAGAGGATGAGGAAGATGATgttgcttctttttctttctcagatAAGAAAAAGAAGTCGAAATCAAAGTCTTCTAAGAAGAGTGGTAATTCTTTCAGTGCAGCATTGCTTGATGACGAAGATGAAGGAGATGCTTCGGTATCTGAATCCACTGGTGCTGCTGCTATTGATGATTATGATGACGATACTTCCATGGTTGCATTTTCAGGTAAGAAAAAGAAGTCATCCAAGAAGAAAAGTAGTGCCGCATTTGCAGCCTTGGGTGATGAGGCAGGGCAGCAAAGTGAAGTTTCAGACATGGTTGAAACCGAACTATCAAGTTTAGGAACTAGTAATGTTGAAGCTGTTGATTCTAAAACCAACAACAAGAGTGAAGAGGCTGTGGAAACCTCgaagaacaagaagaagaataagaagaagaataagagtGGAAGGACTGAACAAGAGGAGGAAGATTTGGATAAAATTCTTGCTGAACTTGGTGAGGGGCCTGCCGTAGCAAAACCCACAACAGCAGCCCCTCCCCAGGAGGAGAAAGCCCAGGTTCAGCCAGAGCCAGAGCCAGTTATAGCTGCTGATGCCACAGGTGAGAAAGAAGGTGAGGATGAACCTGCAGAGTCTGCTGcagcaaagaagaagaaaaaaaagaaggaaaaggaaaaggagaaGAAGGCAGCTGCAGCAGCTGCTGCAGCTGAGGTTAAGGAAGAGGAAACGAAAATAGAGACCTCTGATACcaaaaagaaagatgctaagAGTAAAGCTGCTGACAAGAAACTACCGAAGCATGTTAGGGAGATGCAGGAGGCACTTGCTAGGAGAAAAGAAGCGGAAGAgaggaagaaaaaggaagaagaggagAGGTTGaggaaggaagaagaagagcgACGTCGACAAGAAGAGCTCGAGCAACAAGCAGAGGAGGCTAAGCGTAGGAAGAAGGAAAGGGAAAAGGAGAAGCTCTTAAAGAAGAAGCAGGAAGGGAAGTTGTTGACTGGGAAGCAAAAGGAAGAAGCTCGCCGCCGGGAGGCAATGAGGAACCAGATATTGGCCAATGCAGGAGGCTTTTCTTTGCCTACTGCAGACAAAGAAGGTGCACCTACAAAACGACCTATATATCAGACAAAGAAGTCTAAACCAGCTCATCATGCTAATGGTGCTGCTTCTACTAAGCCGGAGGAAAATATTCAATCAAAGGCAAAAGAGCAAGAAGAGTCGGAAACCAAGGTCGAGTTGGAGTCAGTGTATGATGAGAAGGTTGATGAAGTAGAATCAAATAACACAGAAGATAATtctgtagttgcagatgctgcTGAAGGGAATGgaatggaagaagaagaagatgatgatgatgatggtgaatGGGATGAAAAGAGTTGGGATGATGTTAATCTTAATATCAAGGGTGCCTTTGATGATGAAGAAGCTGATTCTGTGCCCAAGCCTGCAGTGCAGAAAGATATAAAGAGCGCTCCACTGGCTTCACGGAATGCAG CCTCTCCTGCAGTTGCCAAGCCAATGGTTGAGGCCAAGAAACCGGTGACTTCCCAACCAAATACATCTCAGCCTGAAGTTAAATCTACAGACAAGAACTTGAAGAAAAATACTGCTGTGCAAAATAAGGTACCAAAATCAGATGCTTCTCCTAAGCAGAGTGAAGACCTTCGGTCCCCAATTTGCTGCATTATGGGGCATGTTGATACTGGTAAAACAAAGCTGCTGGATTGCATCCGAGGCACTAATGTTCAGGAAGGTGAGGCTGGTGGTATTACACAACAGATTGGTGCAACATATTTTCCTGCTGCTAACATACGGGAGAGAACAAAGGAATTGAAGGCTGATGCCACATTGAAGGTTCCGGGCTTATTAGTTATTGATACCCCTGGTCACGAATCCTTTACAAATCTTCGGTCAAGGGGATCAGGGTTATGTGATATTGCCATTTTGGTTGTCGACATTATGCATGGTTTAGAGCCACAGACAATAGAGTCCCTCAATCTTCTGAAAATGAGGAAAACTGAGTTTATTATTGCATTGAATAAG GTAGACAGGCTTTATGACTGGAAAGCTCGCCGCAATTCACCAATTGGGATGACACTTAAGAAACAAACTAAAGATGTTCTATCCGAATTCAATAGGAGAGTTACACAT GTTATAACTCAGTTCAAGGAGCAAGGGTTGAATACTGAATTGTATTACAAAAATAGGGAGATGGGTGAAACTTTCAGCATTGTGCCTACAAGTGCAGTCAC TGGAGAAGGCATCCCAGATTTGTTATTATTACTGGTCCAGTGGACCCAGAAAACAATGGTTGAAAAACTTACATTCAGTGATGAAGTGCAG TGTACGGTCTTGGAAGTGAAGGTCATTGAAGGGCTTGGGACAACTATTGATGTTGTGTTGGTTAATGGTGTTCTTCATGAAGGAGATCAAATTGTGGTTTGTGGCTTGCAG GGCCCTATCGTCACCACTATCAGAGCATTGTTGACACCCCACCCTATGAAGGAAATCCGAGTGAAG GGAGCGTATTTGCAGCACAAGGAGATCAAAGCAGCACAGGGTATCAAGATTGCTGCACAG GGCCTTGAGCATGCTATTGCTGGCACTAGCATCTATGTTGTAGGTCCTGATGATGATTTGGAAGATATCAAAGAGGCAGCAAAGGAAGATATGCAGTCAGTCATGAGTAGGATTGACAAAAGCGGGGAAGGGGTTTACGTACAAGCTTCTACCCTTGGCTCTTTGGAAGCGCTGCTGGAATTTCTGAAAACTCCGGAAGTAAATATTCCTGTTAGTGGTATAGGCTTAGGCCCTGTGCACAAAAAAGATGTAATGAAAGCCAGTGTCatgcttgaaaagaaaaatgagtatGCTACTATTTTGGCTTTTGACGTCAAGGTGACCCCGGAGGCACGAGAACTAGCAGATGAATTGGGTGTGAGGATTTTTATTGCTGATATCATTTATCACTTATTCGACCAATTCAAAGCATATATTGATGGTCTTAAAGAGGAGAGAAAGAGGGAAGCAGCGGATGAAGCAGTCTTCCCTTgtgttttgaagattttaccTAACTGCATTTTCAACAAGAAGGATCCAATTGTCTTGGGGGTGGATATCCTTGAAGGCATTTTAAGG GTTGGGACGCCAATTTGTATTCCTCAAAGAGAATTCATTGATATTGGTCGAATAGCTTCGATTGAGAATAACCATAGACCAGTTGATTCTGCCAAGAAAGGCCAGAAGGTAGCCATCAAG ATAGTTGGATCCAATACCGAGGAGCAACAGAAAATGTATGGAAGGCATTTTGAGCTTGAAGATGAGCTTGTTAGTCATATTTCTAGAAGATCGATCGATATTCTCAAAGCTAATTATAGG GATGATCTGACCCTTGATGAATGGAGGTTGGTTCAAAGGCTGAAGATCCTCTTCAAAATTCCTTGA